The following coding sequences are from one Zonotrichia albicollis isolate bZonAlb1 chromosome 13, bZonAlb1.hap1, whole genome shotgun sequence window:
- the IL34 gene encoding interleukin-34: protein MMATINMQQGYAAVLCVLAVLGLEAAAPGECELTRLLQDKLQYEMRLQYMKHYFPIDYTVQVQYEEVLRPSNITRMRNGTVSEAALRYLWFHVSSQAVLRIREVLPEKHPSWKYTQELCQLFDALGKEYSKYRQTDVETVVADLVKLIHSAGAESRSKAVRPKALLDNCLKVMRMLYGVPCRWEST, encoded by the exons ATGATGGCCACCATCAACATGCAGCAGGGCTACGCTGCCGTCCTAT gtgtcctggctgtgctggggctggaggccGCGGCGCCGGGCGAATGCGAGCTCACCCGCCTGCTCCAGGACAAGCTGCAGTATGAGATGCGCCTGCAGTACATG AAACATTACTTTCCCATCGACTACACAGTCCAGGTCCAGTACGAAGAGGTGCTGAGGCCGTCCAACATCACCCGCATG CGCAACGGGACAGTGTcggaggcagctctgcggtaCCTCTGGTTCCATGTCAGCTCCCAGGCCGTGCTGCGGATCCGTGAGGTGCTGCCAGAGAAGCACCCATCCTGGAAATACACCCaggagctctgccagctcttTGATGCCCTGGGCAAGGAGTACAGCAAGTACCGGCAG ACAGACGTGGAAACTGTGGTGGCCGATCTGGTGAAGCTGATCCACAGCGCGGGCGCTGAGAGCCGGAGCAAGGCTGTGCGCCCCAAGGCACTGCTGGACAACTGCCTCAAGGTCATGAGGATGCTCTACGGGGTGCCCT GTCGGTGGGAATCCACCTAA